GGTCGGCGGCATCGTCGGCGCGGCCGGCGGGATCGTGTTCGTGCTCCCCTCCGCCGTCGTGCCCGGCAGCTACACGACCTCGCTCACGTTCTTCCTCTGGACCGTGCTGCTGCTCGGAGGCGCCGCGACGGTCTTCGGCCCCACGCTCGGCGCGATCCTGTTCTGGGTGGTGTTCGCGTTCCTCGCCAACCTGCTCCCGAGCATGGCGAAGGCCGGCCTCCTGCCCATGTCCGACAGCCAGGCATCCACGCTGGTGTTCATCTTCGTCGGCATCGCCCTGATGCTGCTCGTGATCTTCCGACCTCAGGGCATCCTCGGAGACAAGAGGGAGATGACCTTTGTCAAATGAACTGACCCCCGACGAGAGCGCCCAGGCGGCGCCCTCGACCGGGAGCATCCGCCGCCCCAAGACCACAGGACTCACGAAGGGCCCCGCGGCCCCCGGCGTCGCCAAGGTCGACCCGATCCTCGTCGTCGATGCCGTGCAGCGTCGCTTCGGCGGCCTGACCGCCGTCGACGTGGATCACGTCGAGATCCCCCGCGGCGCCATCACCGCCCTGATCGGGCCGAACGGCGCGGGCAAGACGACCCTGTTCAATCTGCTGTGCGGGTTCGACAAGCCGAACAGCGGATCGTGGTCGTTCGACGGCACGAACCTGTCGGGCGTCCCCTCCTTCAAGGTCGCTCGGATGGGCCAGGTGCGCACGTTCCAGCTGACCAAGTCGCTGTCGCTGCTGACCGTGCTCGAGAACATGAAGCTCGGTGCCCCGAACCAGCGAGGCGAGGGATTCTGGTCGAGCCTGTTCCCGTTCCTGTGGCGAAAGCAGGACCAGGAGATCGAGGTGAAGGCGCGCGAGCTCCTCGCCCGATTCAAGCTCGACGCCAAGGAGAAGGACTTCGCCGCGGCGCTCTCGGGAGGCCAGCGCAAGCTCCTCGAGATGGCCAGGGCGCTGATGAGCGACCCGACGCTGGTGATGCTCGACGAGCCGATGGCCGGCGTCAACCCGGCCTTGACGCAGTCGCTGCTCGACCACATCCTCGACCTCAAGGACCAGGGCATGACCGTGCTCTTCGTCGAGCACGACATGCATATGGTGCGTCACATCGCCGACTGGGTGGTCGTGATGGCCGAGGGGCGCGTGGTGGCCGAGGGGCCACCCGAGGAGGTCATGGAGGATCCGGCCGTCGTGGACGCGTACCTCGGAGCCCATCAGGACGTCGACCTGGGTGCGGTGACCGGACGCATCCCCGTGCTCGCCGACACCGCGGCCGTGAAGCTGCGTGAGCAGATCGAAGCAGAGGCCGAGGCAGAGCTCGACGCCGACAACACCCAGGAGGGACGCGCATGAGCGCTGACGCATCCGTGCAGGACGACCACGTCGTCGTCGAGCTGAAGGACGTGCACGCCGGGTACCTGCCGGGGGTGAACATCCTCAACGGCGCGAATCTCGTCGCCCGCAAGGGAGAGCTGATCGGCATCATCGGTCCGAACGGCGCCGGCAAGTCGACCCTGCTGAAGGCGATCTTCGGCCTCGTGAACGTCCGCGACGGCGAGATCACGCTGAACGGCGACAGCATCGTCGGCCTCAAGGCCGACAAGCTCGTCAGACGCGGCGTGGGATTCGTCCCGCAGACGAACAACGTGTTCCCCTCGCTCTCCATCGAGGAGAACCTGCAGATGGGGCTCTACCAGAACCCCAAGGCGTACGCCGAGCGGCTCGAGTTCGTCACCGGAATCTTCGCCGAGCTGGGGAAGCGCCTCAAGCAGCGCGCGGGCTCTCTGTCGGGCGGTGAACGGCAGATGGTCGCGATGTCGCGCGCCCTGATGATGAACCCCTCGGTGCTCCTGCTCGACGAGCCGTCGGCCGGGCTCAGCCCGGTGCGTCAGGACGACGCGTTCATCCGGGTCTCCGACATCAACAAGGCCGGCGTCACGACCATCATGGTCGAGCAGAACGCCAGGCGCTGCCTGCAGATCTGCGACCGCGGCTATGTGCTCGACCAGGGCAAGGACGCCTACGAGGGCAGCGGGCGCGACCTGCTCAACGACCCGAAGGTGATCGGACTGTACCTGGGCACGCTGGGCACCGACGCCGCCTGAGCGACCGAGACGGAAGAGGGGCGGATGCTGCGGCATCCGCCCCTCTCTCGTGTCCTGACGGGGCATGCACGACGCCGCAGATACGACGAAGGCCCCGGATGCAGCATCCGGGGCCTTCGTGTGTGCGATCAGCAGGTGCGGTGACCGACGATCAGTTGGTGCGCTCGATCATGTTGTCGGCGCCGTACTTGTAGATGCCGATCGAGGCACCCTGGGGGTCGCCCGCCTCGTCGAACGTGACGTCACCGGAGTAGCCGTCGTAGTCGGCCGTTCCGCCGTCGTTGATGATCTTGGCGCAGTCGGCGAAGCTGGTGCACTTCTCGCCGTCGCCCGAACCGCCCGAGACCTCCTGCATCTTGGCCGCGATGTCCGCGCCCTCGGTGGAGTCTGCGGCCAGCGAGGCCAGCGCCACGAGTACGACGGCGTCGTACGCCTCGGCCGCGTAGGTGAAGTCCTTGACCTCGGAGTTGCCCTCACCCGTCCAGTACGTCTGCAGACGGTCGGTGAAGTCGTCCGCGAGCGCGGGGCCGGCCTTGGTGCCCTGGGCGCCCTCGAGCGAGACCGGGATCTCGTCGCCGTAGTCCGACAGGTTTCCGTCGACGAGGTAGAACTTGTCGGCGGAGATGCCGGCGTTCACCAGCAGCGGTGCGAGGGTCTTGAACTGGTCGAACGACACGATCGCGACCGCGTCGGGGTTCTGCGCCTTGATCGTCTCGACCTGTGCGTCGAACTGCGCGTCGCCGACGTTGAACGACGCCTCCGCGACGACCTCGCCACCGGTGCCCTCGAACGTCTCCTTGATCGCCGCGTCGAGGCCGGTGCCGTACGCGTCGTTCTGGTAGATGATGCCGAGCGACTTGGCGCCGTCCTCGGCGATCAGGTTGCCGAGCACCTCACCCTGCAGCAGGTCGCTGGGGGCGGTGCGGAAGTAGAGTCCGTCGTCGTCCCACGCGGTGAAGTCGGGCGAGGTGTTCGAGGCGGAGATCTGCAGGATGCCTGCGCTGACGTTTCCGTCGAGGATCAGCTTGGAGACACCGGATGCCGCGGCACCCACGATGGCCGAGACGCCGGCGCCCTGGAGCTTGGTGATCGAGGTCTCGTAGGCCTTGGTGTCGGTGTCGCCCTCGTCCTCGGCGGTGAGGTCGATGGTCACACCCGCCTTGGCGTCGTTGATCTCCTTGACCGCGAGGCCCACGCCGGACTCCATGGGCGGGCCCAGGAACGCCAGCGAGCCGGTCTGCGGAAGCAGCGAGCCCAGCTTGAGAGTCAGATCGGCGGCGGAAGTGCTGCCGCCGTCGGACGAGTCGTCCGAGGGGGTGCTGCTGCAGCCTGCGACGACGATCGCCGAGACGCTGAGCAGCGCGACTCCCGCGAGGAATCGGGCGCTGCGCGAGCGCGTGAATGAGGTCATGATGCTCCCTTGCGTGACTGGCCGTGGATTGTGACCACGGTCGGGTGGCTCTAACACTAGGACTGAAAGGCTTCGCGTAGGGGTCGCCGATGTTTCGGTGCGTTAACGATCCGACACCGGGTTCCGCGCCGCGTGATTCCGG
The sequence above is a segment of the Microbacterium sp. Root553 genome. Coding sequences within it:
- a CDS encoding ABC transporter substrate-binding protein; this translates as MTSFTRSRSARFLAGVALLSVSAIVVAGCSSTPSDDSSDGGSTSAADLTLKLGSLLPQTGSLAFLGPPMESGVGLAVKEINDAKAGVTIDLTAEDEGDTDTKAYETSITKLQGAGVSAIVGAAASGVSKLILDGNVSAGILQISASNTSPDFTAWDDDGLYFRTAPSDLLQGEVLGNLIAEDGAKSLGIIYQNDAYGTGLDAAIKETFEGTGGEVVAEASFNVGDAQFDAQVETIKAQNPDAVAIVSFDQFKTLAPLLVNAGISADKFYLVDGNLSDYGDEIPVSLEGAQGTKAGPALADDFTDRLQTYWTGEGNSEVKDFTYAAEAYDAVVLVALASLAADSTEGADIAAKMQEVSGGSGDGEKCTSFADCAKIINDGGTADYDGYSGDVTFDEAGDPQGASIGIYKYGADNMIERTN
- a CDS encoding ABC transporter ATP-binding protein; this translates as MRRPKTTGLTKGPAAPGVAKVDPILVVDAVQRRFGGLTAVDVDHVEIPRGAITALIGPNGAGKTTLFNLLCGFDKPNSGSWSFDGTNLSGVPSFKVARMGQVRTFQLTKSLSLLTVLENMKLGAPNQRGEGFWSSLFPFLWRKQDQEIEVKARELLARFKLDAKEKDFAAALSGGQRKLLEMARALMSDPTLVMLDEPMAGVNPALTQSLLDHILDLKDQGMTVLFVEHDMHMVRHIADWVVVMAEGRVVAEGPPEEVMEDPAVVDAYLGAHQDVDLGAVTGRIPVLADTAAVKLREQIEAEAEAELDADNTQEGRA
- a CDS encoding ABC transporter ATP-binding protein, translating into MSADASVQDDHVVVELKDVHAGYLPGVNILNGANLVARKGELIGIIGPNGAGKSTLLKAIFGLVNVRDGEITLNGDSIVGLKADKLVRRGVGFVPQTNNVFPSLSIEENLQMGLYQNPKAYAERLEFVTGIFAELGKRLKQRAGSLSGGERQMVAMSRALMMNPSVLLLDEPSAGLSPVRQDDAFIRVSDINKAGVTTIMVEQNARRCLQICDRGYVLDQGKDAYEGSGRDLLNDPKVIGLYLGTLGTDAA